A genomic stretch from Halichoerus grypus chromosome 5, mHalGry1.hap1.1, whole genome shotgun sequence includes:
- the ZC3H12A gene encoding endoribonuclease ZC3H12A isoform X3 translates to MVSGSQHSVPDQRPVDGCSLRFRFPGCRPPTASGAPSTKAALMAPPAGASSPPLGHSHPEGPGMSCRMITSFRSCSPSSSSWFMPPDDPLGRHGPSLDNFLRKKPLTAEHRKQPCPYGRKCTYGIKCRFFHPERPSRPQRSVADELRANALLPPPRAPGKDRSGQRPSPSSQPGPGPTEHEQCSLDGKKLGAQASPGPHREGLTQPFAPAGRSLPPGGGSSSSFGPTDWFPQTPESLPYTSQECLDSGIGSLESQMSELWGVRGGGPGEPGPPRGPYAGYSPYGAELPAARAFSAFGGAVGAGHFSVPADYAPPPAAFTPREYWSEPYQLPPPTPVLQDRQVPGPGADRGPWGGAGSLAKERASVFTKLCGVFPPHLVEAVMGRFPQLLDPQRLAAEILSYQPRHSSE, encoded by the exons ATGGTCAGTGGTTCCCAGCACTCAGTCCCTGATCAGCGGCCCGTGGATGGGTGCAGCCTTAGATTCAGATTTCCAGGTTGCAGGCCTCCCACTGCCTCCGGAGCTCCCAGCACGAAAGCTGCTCTGATGGCCCCTCCGGCTggggcctcctcccctcccttgggGCATTCCCACCCCGAGGGCCCAGGGATGTCCTGCAGGATGATCACCAGTTTTAGGAGctgctctccctcctcttcttcctg GTTCATGCCCCCCGATGACCCTTTGGGCCGTCACGGGCCAAGCCTGGACAACTTCCTGCGCAAGAAGCCGCTCACAGCGGAGCACAGGAAGCAGCCGTGTCCCTACG GGAGGAAATGCACCTACGGGATCAAGTGCCGATTCTTCCACCCGGAGCGGCCGAGCCGCCCGCAGCGCTCCGTGGCTGACGAGCTCCGCGCCaatgccctcctcccaccccccagggccCCGGGCAAGGACAGAAGCGGCCAGAGGCCCTCACCCTCGTCCCAACCCGGCCCTGGGCCCACAGAGCATGAGCAGTGCAGCCTGGACGGGAAGAAGCTGGGAGCCCAGGCATCCCCGGGGCCGCACCGAGAGGGTCTGACACAGCCCTTCGCCCCAGCCGGCCGGAGCCTCCCGCCTGGtgggggcagcagcagcagctttgGGCCCACAGACTGGTTCCCACAGACGCCAGAGTCTCTCCCGTACACGTCCCAAGAGTGTCTGGACTCGGGCATCGGCTCCCTGGAGAGCCAGATGTCCGAACTCTGGGGGGTTCGCGGAGGGGGCCCTGGTGAGCCTGGCCCGCCTCGGGGCCCTTACGCCGGCTACAGCCCCTACGGGGCCGAGCTCCCAGCCGCTCGGGCCTTCTCTGCCTTTGGAGGGGCCGTGGGTGCCGGCCACTTCAGTGTCCCTGCTGACTATGCGCCCCCGCCGGCTGCCTTTACACCTCGAGAGTACTGGTCTGAGCCATACCAGCTGCCCCCGCCCACACCAGTCCTGCAGGACCGGCAGGTGCCAGGCCCGGGGGCTGACAGGGGCCCATGGGGCGGGGCTGGCAGCCTAGCCAAGGAGCGAGCCAGCGTGTTCACCAAGCTGTGCGGGGTCTTCCCCCCGCACCTGGTAGAGGCTGTGATGGGGCGCTTCCCGCAGCTCCTGGACCCCCAGCGGCTAGCTGCGGAGATCCTTTCTTACCAGCCCCGGCACTCCAGCGAGTGA